Proteins encoded together in one Corynebacterium liangguodongii window:
- a CDS encoding alanine/glycine:cation symporter family protein → MDGIIETLNGLIWSNWLVYLCLGAGAYFTIVTLFLQIRCIPDMIKQISQGEKSESGISSFQSLMISLAGRVGVGNIAGVATAIAFGGPGAVFWMWLVALMGSATSFVECTLAQIYKEKDRDTGEYRGGPAFYIEKAGAHTKARSFALVYAVIFAICMILATSYFLPGIQANGVAAAVENAWTVPTWISGIAMVVLLGIIVIGGVKRIATFASLVVPVMAVIYILAALWILFSNASQIPEVFGLIFRSAFDREAMFSGMLGAAILWGVKRGIYSNEAGQGTGPQSAAAAEVSHPAKQGFVQAFAVYVDTLFVCSATAFIIISTDMYKVFEGQSEDGAVRYAGSLPDGIDVGPGFVQEGMNTVAPGIGPSFVALAIMFFAFTTVLAYYYLAEVNFAYLNRWVHSDVARRAIIWVLRLLILISVYIGATTTPGTAWALGDIGVGATAWLNILAILVIQGPALKCLWDYRRQKKAGLDPQFDPEALGIKGADYWVERKREMIAAGTWQQQAAGDAETGRSGGSTVVTS, encoded by the coding sequence ATGGATGGGATAATTGAAACACTCAACGGCCTGATCTGGTCGAACTGGCTCGTGTACCTGTGCCTCGGTGCGGGCGCGTACTTCACTATCGTCACGCTGTTCCTGCAGATCCGCTGCATTCCCGACATGATCAAGCAGATCTCGCAGGGGGAGAAGTCCGAATCTGGCATCTCCTCGTTCCAATCGCTGATGATCTCACTTGCCGGCCGCGTCGGTGTGGGCAACATTGCAGGTGTTGCCACTGCCATCGCGTTCGGCGGCCCTGGTGCGGTGTTCTGGATGTGGCTCGTCGCCCTGATGGGCTCCGCGACCTCCTTCGTGGAATGTACGCTCGCCCAGATCTACAAGGAGAAAGATCGCGACACCGGTGAGTACCGTGGCGGGCCGGCATTCTACATCGAAAAAGCAGGCGCGCACACCAAGGCGCGCTCCTTCGCCCTGGTCTACGCCGTGATCTTCGCCATCTGCATGATCCTGGCCACCTCCTACTTCCTGCCCGGCATCCAGGCCAATGGTGTGGCCGCGGCCGTCGAGAACGCGTGGACGGTGCCGACCTGGATCTCCGGGATTGCCATGGTGGTGCTACTCGGCATCATCGTCATCGGTGGCGTGAAGCGCATCGCCACCTTCGCCTCGCTGGTTGTGCCCGTCATGGCGGTCATCTACATCCTGGCCGCCCTGTGGATTCTGTTCTCCAACGCGAGCCAGATCCCCGAGGTCTTCGGCCTCATTTTCCGCTCCGCGTTCGACCGCGAGGCGATGTTTAGCGGCATGCTCGGTGCCGCAATCCTCTGGGGCGTCAAGCGCGGCATCTACTCCAACGAAGCCGGCCAGGGCACAGGACCGCAGTCCGCGGCCGCGGCCGAGGTCTCCCACCCGGCCAAGCAGGGCTTCGTGCAGGCCTTTGCCGTCTACGTCGATACGCTGTTCGTGTGCTCGGCAACGGCGTTCATCATCATCTCCACCGACATGTACAAGGTTTTCGAGGGCCAATCCGAGGACGGTGCGGTGCGCTACGCGGGTTCGCTTCCCGACGGCATCGACGTCGGCCCGGGATTCGTCCAGGAAGGCATGAACACGGTTGCACCGGGAATCGGCCCCTCGTTTGTTGCCCTCGCAATCATGTTTTTCGCTTTCACCACGGTGCTGGCCTACTACTACCTCGCCGAGGTTAACTTCGCCTACCTCAACCGATGGGTCCACAGCGACGTGGCGCGCCGCGCGATCATCTGGGTGCTGCGCTTGCTCATCCTCATCTCGGTTTACATCGGCGCAACCACCACCCCGGGTACCGCCTGGGCGCTTGGTGATATCGGTGTCGGCGCCACCGCGTGGTTGAACATCCTCGCCATCCTGGTCATCCAGGGACCGGCACTGAAATGCCTGTGGGATTACCGCCGCCAGAAAAAGGCCGGCCTCGACCCGCAGTTCGACCCGGAGGCCTTGGGTATCAAGGGCGCAGACTACTGGGTGGAGCGCAAGCGCGAAATGATCGCAGCCGGCACCTGGCAGCAGCAGGCTGCAGGTGACGCAGAGACGGGCCGCTCCGGTGGCTCGACGGTGGTCACCTCCTAG
- the hutI gene encoding imidazolonepropionase, which yields MATLFTGISELRTVSTLGTITNAALVARDGVIEWVGPADQAPPAEETVDLGGRAVLPGWVDSHTHMVFDGNRADEFEARMAGKSYAAGGIAVTMEATRTASTARLDALVAERVAAGHAGGTTSFETKTGYGLDVTSEAEAAKVAARHVGDVTFLGAHLVPPGADPEAYVDEVTGPMLEAVRDHVQWIDVFCERGAFTEEQSRRVLEAGRSAGLGLRVHGNQLGEGPGVRLAVELGAASVDHVNHLTESDIELLAGSETVATVLPACDLSTREKLAPARTLIDAGVTVAIASNLNPGTSYTSAMNFCVTTAVLQQHLSLDEAIAAATTGGAKALRRHDVGEGKDPQGRPAKGTLVPGAAADLHVLDTASAIDLAYRPGMPLTWQTWVAGKKVYAA from the coding sequence ATGGCTACTTTGTTTACCGGGATCTCGGAACTTCGCACCGTCTCTACCCTGGGCACGATCACAAACGCCGCGCTGGTTGCCCGCGACGGGGTGATCGAGTGGGTCGGGCCCGCTGACCAAGCCCCGCCCGCCGAGGAGACCGTTGACCTCGGCGGGCGCGCGGTGCTGCCCGGCTGGGTGGACTCGCACACCCACATGGTCTTCGACGGCAACCGCGCAGACGAGTTCGAGGCGCGCATGGCGGGAAAGTCCTACGCCGCCGGCGGGATCGCGGTGACCATGGAGGCGACCCGCACGGCCAGCACGGCGCGTCTCGACGCCCTGGTGGCCGAGCGCGTCGCCGCAGGCCACGCGGGCGGAACCACCAGCTTTGAGACGAAAACCGGCTACGGCCTGGACGTCACATCCGAAGCGGAGGCCGCGAAGGTGGCCGCGCGCCACGTCGGCGACGTCACCTTCCTCGGCGCGCACCTCGTCCCGCCAGGTGCCGACCCGGAGGCCTACGTCGACGAGGTCACAGGCCCCATGCTCGAGGCCGTGCGCGATCACGTGCAGTGGATCGACGTGTTCTGCGAGCGCGGCGCGTTCACAGAGGAGCAGTCGCGCCGCGTGCTCGAGGCCGGACGCAGCGCGGGCTTGGGCCTGCGCGTGCACGGCAACCAGCTCGGCGAGGGCCCGGGCGTGCGCCTGGCCGTAGAGCTCGGGGCGGCCAGCGTCGACCACGTCAACCACCTCACCGAGTCCGACATCGAGCTGCTCGCCGGCTCGGAGACGGTGGCCACGGTATTGCCCGCCTGCGACCTGTCGACCCGCGAGAAGCTCGCGCCGGCACGCACGCTTATCGACGCCGGCGTGACCGTCGCCATCGCTTCCAACCTCAACCCCGGCACCTCGTACACCTCGGCGATGAACTTCTGCGTCACCACCGCGGTGCTGCAGCAGCACCTCTCCCTCGACGAAGCGATCGCCGCCGCAACCACCGGAGGAGCCAAAGCCCTGCGCCGCCATGACGTGGGTGAGGGCAAGGACCCGCAAGGCCGCCCCGCCAAGGGCACGCTGGTGCCCGGCGCGGCAGCGGACCTGCACGTGCTCGACACCGCCAGCGCCATCGACCTGGCCTATCGCCCCGGGATGCCGCTGACGTGGCAGACCTGGGTGGCGGGCAAGAAGGTGTACGCGGCTTAG
- a CDS encoding YjiH family protein has translation MDHRSPDTRAPRHRWRLFVYSAVGVVAFFVPFTLGGTSTILLDHIVRWITAALGEGARFLALAAVTAGALYQFATGRWKEDTTRTVFAFLSALAVIISAMLVIGRGPAFLFNPQIGPFVLEKLVIPIGLLIPVGAVFLGLLVGFGLMEFIGVLVQPIMRPVFHTPGKSAVDAVASFLGSYSLGLLITDRMYRSGSYTGREAAIVASGFSTVSATFMVIVARTLDLMDHWTTYFLATFVITFVVTAITVRVPPLSRISADYYPGSEPKPEKTITGNRTRAAWDEAMAELSKADPLRTVVWNNFRDGLTMVIQILPGIMAVGVIGLTVATYTPAFSILGAVFYPVVWALGLPTPWETSGALAAGLAEMFLPATLMADSSDMVLKFTIAVVCVSQIFFFSAMVPAVLATDIPLNIVQMITIWFIRVLLTVLITVPVAHLIV, from the coding sequence ATGGACCACCGATCTCCCGACACCCGCGCACCTCGACACAGGTGGCGCCTCTTTGTCTACAGCGCCGTCGGTGTTGTCGCGTTCTTCGTCCCCTTCACCCTGGGCGGAACCAGCACGATCTTGCTCGATCACATCGTGAGGTGGATTACGGCCGCGCTCGGCGAGGGCGCACGGTTTCTCGCCCTCGCCGCAGTCACCGCGGGCGCGCTGTACCAATTTGCTACCGGGCGGTGGAAGGAGGACACCACACGCACTGTCTTCGCCTTCCTCAGCGCCCTGGCGGTGATCATTTCCGCGATGCTGGTTATCGGGCGGGGCCCAGCCTTCCTGTTCAACCCTCAGATCGGCCCCTTCGTGCTGGAGAAGCTCGTCATTCCCATTGGCCTGCTCATTCCCGTCGGCGCAGTCTTCCTGGGCCTACTCGTGGGTTTCGGCCTCATGGAGTTCATCGGCGTTCTTGTCCAGCCGATCATGCGGCCCGTATTTCACACCCCCGGAAAGTCGGCGGTCGACGCCGTGGCGTCCTTCCTCGGTTCCTACTCCCTCGGGCTCTTAATCACCGACCGCATGTACAGGTCGGGCAGCTACACGGGCCGAGAGGCCGCGATTGTCGCCTCCGGGTTTTCCACCGTCTCCGCCACCTTCATGGTGATTGTCGCGCGCACCTTGGACCTGATGGATCACTGGACCACGTACTTCCTTGCCACCTTTGTAATCACGTTTGTTGTCACCGCAATCACGGTGCGGGTTCCACCCCTGTCGCGAATCTCCGCCGACTACTACCCGGGAAGCGAACCGAAGCCCGAAAAGACGATCACCGGCAACAGGACCCGCGCCGCATGGGACGAGGCGATGGCCGAGCTGAGCAAGGCCGACCCGTTGCGCACGGTCGTCTGGAACAACTTCCGTGACGGACTAACCATGGTCATCCAAATCCTGCCGGGAATCATGGCCGTAGGCGTCATCGGCCTTACGGTAGCCACCTACACCCCGGCGTTTAGCATCCTCGGAGCCGTCTTTTACCCCGTGGTGTGGGCGCTCGGCCTGCCCACCCCCTGGGAGACGTCCGGGGCACTCGCGGCAGGTTTGGCGGAGATGTTTTTACCTGCAACGCTGATGGCCGATTCCAGCGATATGGTGCTGAAATTCACCATCGCTGTGGTCTGCGTCAGCCAAATCTTCTTCTTTTCAGCCATGGTACCGGCGGTGCTAGCCACTGATATCCCACTCAATATCGTCCAGATGATCACTATCTGGTTTATCCGAGTCCTGCTTACCGTGCTTATCACGGTCCCGGTCGCGCACTTGATTGTCTAG
- a CDS encoding urocanate hydratase encodes MAEKNWSEGAREVRAPRGTEISAKSWQTEAPLRMLHNNLDPEVAEHPDTLVVYGGTGRAARSWEAFDAIVDTLRELESDETLLVQSGKPVGVFKTNEWAPRVLIANSNLVGDWATWEHFRALEDEGLMMYGQMTAGSWIYIATQGILQGTFETFYAVAKKRFGGTLAGTLTLTGGCGGMGGAQPLSVTLNGGACLIVDVDESRLRRRQEKRYLDRVTTDLDEAIRLVTEAKETKQALSVGYVGNAAEVFPEILRRHRAGELTVDIVTDQTSAHDPLSYLPSEIAFADWHAEAAADPTTFTKKAREAMATQVQAMVEFQDEGCEVFDYGNSIRDEARKAGYTRAFEFPGFVPAYIRPLFCEGLGPFRWVALSGDPEDIKVTDQAIKEAFPDNEHLHQWLDAAEEYVEFEGLPARICWLGYGERAKAGVIFNNLVKEGKVKAPIVIGRDHLDSGSVASPYRETEAMLDGTDAVADWPLLNAMTAVAGGATWVSIHHGGGVGMGRSIHTGQVTVADGTELAEAKLKAVLTNDPGMGVIRHVDAGYTRAHEVAEERGVRIPMKFQARD; translated from the coding sequence ATGGCAGAAAAGAACTGGTCCGAGGGCGCGCGCGAGGTCCGCGCACCCCGCGGCACCGAGATCTCCGCGAAGTCCTGGCAGACAGAGGCGCCCTTGCGCATGCTGCACAACAACCTCGACCCGGAGGTCGCCGAGCACCCCGACACGCTCGTCGTCTACGGCGGGACCGGGCGCGCCGCGCGGAGCTGGGAGGCGTTCGACGCGATCGTCGATACGCTGCGCGAGCTTGAATCCGACGAGACCCTACTGGTGCAGTCCGGCAAGCCCGTCGGCGTGTTCAAGACCAACGAGTGGGCCCCGCGCGTGCTCATCGCTAACTCCAACCTCGTCGGCGACTGGGCCACCTGGGAGCACTTCCGTGCACTCGAAGACGAGGGGCTGATGATGTACGGCCAGATGACGGCCGGGTCCTGGATCTACATCGCCACCCAGGGCATCCTGCAGGGAACCTTCGAGACCTTCTACGCCGTGGCCAAGAAGCGTTTCGGCGGCACGCTCGCCGGCACGCTGACGCTGACTGGCGGCTGCGGCGGCATGGGCGGGGCGCAGCCTCTGTCCGTCACCCTCAACGGCGGGGCCTGCCTTATTGTCGACGTCGACGAGTCCCGCCTGCGCCGCCGCCAGGAAAAGCGCTACCTCGATCGCGTCACCACCGATTTGGATGAGGCGATCCGCCTGGTCACCGAGGCGAAGGAGACCAAACAGGCGCTGTCGGTGGGCTACGTCGGCAACGCCGCCGAGGTCTTCCCCGAGATCCTGCGCCGCCACCGCGCCGGCGAGCTCACCGTGGACATTGTCACCGACCAAACCTCCGCGCACGACCCGTTGAGCTACCTGCCCTCCGAGATCGCGTTCGCTGACTGGCACGCCGAGGCCGCCGCCGATCCCACCACCTTTACCAAGAAGGCACGCGAGGCGATGGCCACCCAGGTCCAGGCGATGGTGGAGTTTCAGGACGAAGGCTGCGAGGTGTTCGACTACGGCAACTCGATCCGCGACGAGGCCCGCAAGGCCGGCTACACCCGCGCCTTCGAGTTCCCCGGCTTCGTGCCTGCCTATATCCGCCCGCTGTTCTGCGAGGGCCTCGGCCCCTTCCGCTGGGTGGCGCTCTCCGGCGACCCGGAGGACATCAAGGTCACCGACCAGGCCATCAAGGAGGCCTTCCCCGACAACGAGCACCTGCACCAGTGGCTCGATGCCGCCGAAGAGTACGTCGAGTTCGAGGGCCTGCCCGCCCGCATCTGCTGGCTCGGCTACGGCGAGCGCGCCAAGGCCGGGGTGATCTTTAACAACCTCGTCAAGGAGGGCAAGGTCAAGGCCCCCATCGTCATCGGCCGCGACCACCTCGATTCCGGCTCCGTGGCCTCGCCCTACCGCGAGACGGAGGCGATGCTGGATGGCACCGACGCCGTGGCGGACTGGCCGCTGCTCAACGCCATGACGGCCGTGGCCGGCGGCGCGACCTGGGTGTCCATCCACCACGGCGGCGGCGTCGGCATGGGCCGCTCCATCCACACCGGCCAGGTCACGGTGGCCGACGGCACCGAGCTCGCCGAGGCGAAGCTCAAGGCCGTGCTGACCAACGACCCGGGCATGGGCGTGATCCGCCACGTGGACGCCGGCTATACCCGCGCCCACGAGGTGGCCGAGGAGCGCGGCGTGCGCATCCCGATGAAATTCCAGGCCCGCGACTAG
- a CDS encoding amino acid permease: MTTIQPSGTPVHTEGRGLTSRHLHFIALGSAIGTGLFYGSAGAIQAAGPSVLLVYLLGGAVVYFVLRALGEMAVRHPVRGSFAEYTRAHLGGAAGFLTGWMFAFEMVIVAMADLTAIGIYMGFWFPDVSRWVWIVVALLIVGAANVASTRVFGELEFWFTIVKVGAVVAMIAAGAAVLIFGLSNAETTGPANLINEGGFFPNGISGMAASFILVLFAFGGTEIIGVAGTEADEPSRAIPKAINTVPARILLFYVLAILIILMINPWHTITGEESPFVQIFTALGVNWAAALLNVIVITAALSAINADIFGAGRVLTGLANQRLAPQVMSKTVRGVPVMTTVILLAVLIVGVVLNAVIPESVFALIAALATFATIFVWAMILLAHLASRRRMTPSEAAELEYRVPFWPVGQYFALAFILFTFGVMAWQPDFRTPLAVGVVFSVACIAMYYATGRHKVEGVNNPVPGGYAPARDGA, from the coding sequence ATGACAACGATTCAGCCCAGTGGCACCCCGGTCCACACCGAGGGACGCGGCCTGACCTCGCGCCACCTCCACTTCATCGCGCTCGGTTCCGCCATCGGCACCGGGTTGTTCTACGGCTCCGCCGGCGCCATCCAGGCCGCCGGCCCGTCGGTCCTGCTGGTCTACCTGCTCGGCGGCGCCGTGGTGTACTTCGTGCTGCGCGCGCTCGGCGAGATGGCCGTGCGCCACCCCGTGCGCGGCTCGTTCGCGGAATACACCCGAGCCCACCTGGGTGGAGCGGCGGGCTTCCTCACCGGGTGGATGTTCGCCTTCGAAATGGTGATTGTGGCCATGGCGGACCTCACCGCCATTGGCATCTACATGGGCTTTTGGTTCCCGGACGTCTCGCGCTGGGTGTGGATTGTCGTGGCGCTATTGATCGTCGGCGCAGCGAATGTGGCGTCGACACGCGTGTTCGGCGAGCTGGAGTTCTGGTTCACCATCGTCAAGGTCGGCGCGGTGGTGGCGATGATCGCCGCGGGCGCGGCCGTGCTCATTTTCGGGTTGTCCAACGCGGAGACTACGGGCCCGGCCAACCTCATCAATGAGGGCGGGTTCTTCCCCAACGGTATCTCCGGCATGGCGGCATCCTTCATCCTCGTGCTCTTCGCCTTCGGCGGCACCGAGATCATCGGCGTGGCCGGCACCGAGGCCGATGAACCATCGCGCGCGATCCCGAAGGCGATTAACACCGTGCCCGCGCGCATCCTGCTGTTCTACGTGCTCGCGATTCTGATCATCTTGATGATCAACCCCTGGCACACCATCACCGGCGAGGAATCGCCGTTCGTGCAGATCTTCACTGCGCTCGGCGTGAACTGGGCCGCCGCCCTACTTAATGTCATCGTGATCACCGCAGCCCTGTCAGCCATCAACGCCGACATCTTCGGCGCCGGCCGCGTGCTCACAGGGCTAGCCAACCAGCGCCTCGCCCCGCAGGTGATGTCTAAGACGGTGCGCGGTGTGCCGGTGATGACTACGGTGATCCTGCTGGCCGTGCTGATCGTCGGGGTGGTGCTCAACGCCGTCATCCCCGAGTCCGTCTTCGCGCTGATCGCCGCGCTGGCCACCTTCGCCACCATCTTCGTCTGGGCAATGATCCTGCTCGCCCACCTGGCCTCCCGGCGCCGCATGACCCCGTCCGAGGCGGCGGAGCTTGAATACCGCGTCCCGTTTTGGCCGGTGGGGCAGTACTTCGCCCTGGCGTTCATCCTCTTCACCTTCGGCGTGATGGCGTGGCAGCCGGACTTCCGCACCCCTCTGGCCGTGGGTGTGGTCTTCAGCGTCGCCTGCATCGCCATGTACTACGCCACCGGCCGCCACAAGGTCGAGGGTGTGAACAACCCCGTGCCCGGTGGGTACGCGCCCGCGCGCGATGGCGCATAG
- a CDS encoding IclR family transcriptional regulator, whose translation MPQVPAARNALRILTLLSLSDAPLSAARIQRELDLPRSSTYHLLRELEASGFVVHLSNPGTYGLGLAAYRMSAAYTTQQPLVRLAAKDLKAIAVFVGGSTHLSRMAGSEVVYLHEARAPKAVSLVTEVGVRLPALSTASGRIMVAHLPEAEVKAVFSASGEQRAYREGKDRLIAARQRGWDEEREEVSRGQETVAVAVLDHLGRPAAALAATFPAGSRDDDQRAEVVGRLSAAARRVAGKFFGGAGTPVRTHLS comes from the coding sequence ATGCCCCAAGTACCCGCTGCCCGCAACGCGCTGCGCATCCTCACGCTGCTTTCGCTGAGCGACGCCCCCTTATCCGCCGCCCGCATCCAACGCGAATTGGATCTTCCCCGCTCCTCCACCTACCACCTGCTGCGCGAGCTGGAGGCCTCCGGTTTCGTGGTGCACCTCTCCAACCCCGGCACCTACGGTCTGGGCCTGGCCGCCTACCGGATGTCCGCGGCGTATACCACCCAGCAACCCCTGGTGCGCCTGGCCGCAAAAGACTTAAAGGCCATCGCGGTGTTTGTCGGAGGGTCTACACACCTCTCGCGCATGGCCGGCTCCGAGGTCGTCTACCTCCACGAGGCCCGCGCCCCCAAGGCGGTCTCCCTGGTCACCGAGGTCGGAGTGCGCCTTCCCGCTTTGTCCACCGCCTCGGGGCGGATCATGGTCGCGCACCTGCCCGAGGCGGAGGTCAAGGCCGTGTTCTCCGCCTCGGGCGAGCAGCGCGCATACCGGGAGGGGAAGGACCGCCTTATAGCGGCGCGTCAACGCGGGTGGGACGAGGAGCGCGAAGAGGTCTCGCGCGGCCAGGAGACGGTGGCCGTGGCCGTGCTCGACCACTTGGGACGCCCCGCTGCCGCGCTCGCAGCGACGTTTCCTGCCGGGTCCAGGGACGATGACCAACGCGCAGAGGTGGTGGGCCGCCTGTCGGCCGCTGCGCGACGGGTGGCGGGGAAGTTTTTTGGTGGGGCTGGCACACCCGTTCGCACACACCTCTCCTAA
- the hutH gene encoding histidine ammonia-lyase, producing MTTTYPSTVTVGIGALTIDEVVAVARYGASVEIDPAALEEVAATRDRIEELANDPTPVYGISTGFGALARRHIPEAMRAQLQLSLVRSHAAGSGPEVEQEVIRALMLLRLSTLCTGRTGVRPVVVETYAAVLNAHITPVVREYGSLGCSGDLAPLAHCALALLGEGEVRVNGGEIVPAAQALGDASIEPLALKEKEGLALINGTDGMLGQLCLAITDLREAAKVADIATAMTVEGLTGTLTVFADDLQKLRPHPGQADAAANIRAVAHGSEILDAAATEFKQKQVQDAYSVRCAPQVAGGFRDTIAHAELVAGRELASAVDNPVVALDGRVSSNGNFHGAPVAYALDFLAIVVADLASISERRTDRFLDTARNRGLNAFLADDPGVDSGHMIAQYTQAGIVSELKRNANPASADSIPSSAMQEDHVSLGWSAARKLRRSVDGLQRVLAIEILTAARAIDMRGAAPAPGTKAAIDVLRERVDGPGTDRYLSPEIEHSVALVKDGSYVEAVEAAVGELR from the coding sequence ATGACCACCACGTACCCCTCCACCGTCACCGTCGGCATCGGCGCGCTCACCATCGATGAGGTCGTTGCCGTCGCCCGCTACGGCGCCTCCGTCGAGATCGACCCGGCCGCTCTCGAGGAGGTCGCCGCCACCCGCGACCGCATCGAGGAGCTGGCCAACGACCCGACCCCCGTCTACGGCATCTCCACCGGCTTCGGCGCACTGGCACGCCGACACATCCCCGAGGCGATGCGCGCTCAGCTGCAGCTTTCCCTCGTGCGCTCCCACGCCGCCGGCTCCGGCCCGGAGGTGGAGCAGGAGGTGATCCGCGCGCTGATGCTGCTGCGCCTGTCCACCCTGTGCACCGGGCGCACCGGCGTACGCCCGGTGGTCGTGGAAACCTACGCCGCCGTGCTCAACGCGCACATCACCCCGGTCGTGCGCGAGTACGGCTCGCTCGGCTGCTCCGGCGACCTCGCACCTCTCGCCCACTGCGCCCTGGCCCTGCTCGGCGAGGGCGAGGTGCGCGTCAACGGCGGGGAGATCGTCCCCGCGGCGCAGGCGCTTGGCGACGCCTCCATCGAGCCGCTCGCGCTGAAGGAGAAGGAGGGCCTGGCGCTGATCAACGGCACCGACGGCATGCTCGGCCAGCTCTGCCTGGCCATCACGGACCTGCGGGAGGCCGCCAAGGTGGCCGACATCGCCACCGCCATGACCGTGGAGGGGCTGACCGGCACGCTCACCGTCTTCGCCGATGACCTGCAAAAGTTGCGCCCGCACCCGGGCCAGGCCGACGCCGCCGCCAACATCCGCGCGGTGGCCCACGGCTCGGAGATCCTTGACGCCGCGGCTACGGAGTTCAAGCAGAAGCAGGTCCAGGACGCCTACTCGGTGCGCTGCGCGCCACAGGTCGCCGGCGGGTTCCGCGACACTATCGCGCACGCCGAGCTGGTGGCGGGCCGCGAGCTCGCGTCGGCCGTGGACAACCCCGTCGTGGCGCTCGACGGCCGGGTCAGCTCCAACGGTAACTTCCACGGCGCGCCCGTGGCCTACGCGCTGGACTTTTTGGCCATTGTGGTCGCCGATCTGGCGTCGATAAGCGAGCGCCGCACGGACCGCTTCCTGGACACCGCGCGCAACCGCGGGCTCAACGCCTTCCTTGCCGACGACCCCGGCGTGGATTCCGGACACATGATCGCGCAGTACACGCAGGCCGGCATCGTCAGCGAGCTCAAGCGCAACGCGAACCCGGCCTCGGCGGACTCGATCCCGTCCTCGGCGATGCAGGAAGACCACGTCTCGCTCGGCTGGTCGGCGGCGCGCAAGCTGCGCCGCAGCGTCGACGGGTTGCAGCGGGTTCTGGCCATCGAGATCCTCACCGCGGCGCGCGCGATCGACATGCGCGGCGCCGCCCCCGCCCCGGGCACCAAGGCGGCGATCGACGTTCTGCGCGAGCGTGTCGACGGCCCGGGCACCGACCGCTATCTCTCCCCCGAGATCGAGCACTCCGTCGCCCTGGTCAAGGACGGCAGCTACGTCGAGGCCGTCGAGGCAGCGGTGGGCGAGCTGCGCTAG
- the hutG gene encoding formimidoylglutamase — protein MNTVTAPLYVPAGKWSGRDDGPGPEHARWHSVISSEAPAGGVALIGFASDEGVLRNGGRQGAAAGPEALRTALGSLAIHDDAPRIDAGTVTTQGDDLEGAQAELSTRVTELASAGHLVVVLGGGHETSFASHRGAREALGDMSVINFDAHFDLREADRPTSGTPFRQIARLAGDAFNYSVLGISRPNNTKVLFDAAATLGVRTVLDTELEALSLSECAHLALDSVEGQRPIHLSIDLDVLPAYVAPGVSAPAGLGVALEKIRAMAVAVAGTGRLGLVDVVELNPAFDIDGRTAKTAARLIDDIVAAHLAAGGS, from the coding sequence ATGAACACCGTTACCGCGCCGCTGTACGTCCCCGCCGGAAAGTGGAGCGGGCGTGACGACGGCCCCGGGCCCGAGCACGCCCGCTGGCACAGCGTGATCTCCTCTGAAGCGCCCGCCGGCGGTGTCGCGCTGATCGGGTTTGCCTCCGACGAGGGTGTGCTGCGCAACGGCGGGCGCCAGGGCGCTGCCGCCGGGCCCGAGGCGCTGCGCACCGCGCTCGGTAGCCTGGCCATCCACGACGACGCCCCGCGCATCGACGCCGGCACCGTGACCACCCAGGGCGACGACCTTGAGGGCGCCCAGGCGGAGCTCAGTACGCGCGTGACAGAGCTGGCCTCCGCCGGACACCTGGTCGTCGTCCTCGGCGGCGGCCACGAGACCTCGTTCGCCTCCCACCGCGGGGCGCGCGAGGCGCTGGGCGATATGAGCGTGATCAACTTCGACGCCCACTTCGACCTGCGCGAGGCAGACCGGCCCACCTCCGGCACGCCGTTTCGGCAGATCGCCCGGCTTGCCGGCGACGCCTTCAACTACTCGGTGCTCGGCATCTCCCGGCCCAACAACACCAAGGTGCTCTTCGACGCCGCCGCAACTCTCGGGGTGCGCACGGTGTTAGACACCGAGCTGGAGGCGCTGAGCCTCAGCGAGTGCGCCCACCTCGCCCTCGACAGCGTTGAGGGCCAGCGCCCGATCCACTTGAGCATCGACCTCGACGTCCTGCCCGCCTACGTCGCCCCGGGCGTGTCCGCCCCCGCGGGCCTGGGCGTGGCGCTGGAGAAGATTCGCGCGATGGCCGTCGCCGTCGCCGGCACCGGGCGCCTCGGCCTTGTCGACGTCGTCGAGCTCAACCCCGCCTTCGACATCGATGGCCGCACGGCAAAAACCGCGGCGCGGCTTATCGACGACATCGTGGCCGCGCACCTGGCGGCGGGCGGTAGCTAG